DNA from Eucalyptus grandis isolate ANBG69807.140 chromosome 5, ASM1654582v1, whole genome shotgun sequence:
GTTTTCTAAAACATAGGAACACCACTCCTTCTGTGTAAGAATACACATAATACGCATATACATGCAAATGAAGTGGATAATAGAAAGGTCTATGTACATAAATGCTCACATCCAATGATTTTGGCACAATTGTCACCGTGCCATTCCTCAAATCAAGGCTCACTAATTTCTTGGGACCAGAGGCAAATTCTGGAAACTGAGGAGCATCGGGCCATTCCAACCATCTTATCTCGTTGGGTAGACATATAGGGCCTTGGAAAGAAACATTGCGTAGAATGAGCAATGTCAACCTTCTCAGTTTTGTAAAAGCATCACCATTGACACTTATCTTTACCGGCTCAGGTGGGTTCAACACTATGGCTTTAACATCACAATCTCCCTGTATGTACAAGACTAGTTAGGTCATTTATATTCAGTAATTAGAGTTAAATATAAGAAGCAGAGTTTTGATTGTATTTACAAATCTTACCATGTTGCTTGATAGAATATCAACAACATCCTCATATAACCATAGTCTACTTTGTCTCCTGAGATCATCACATTTTTGCTTCGCAATATCCATGCCCATTGActgaatcaagtcatgcatttgtaGGGTTCTAGACTCAATTTTTATCAAAGACCTCTCATAGAGAACTTTTACTCCTATTGTTGCCTTAAAATCACAACTGTTGAGAACTTTATAAATGTGACCAATTTCCCACCCCTTGAAGAAGCAGGCAATGTGGAGAAAAATCTCTTTATGATCTTCCTCTAGTCCAATATAGCTTATTTTGAGCACATCATTAATGGTTTTATTGGGAAACTTAGACAGCCTTCTTAGTGTACTATCCCATTCAGCTTCTCCTCTATTGTGTAAGAAGGAACCCAACACctcaagtgctaaaggaaggCCTTTAGCATGATTCAGAACACCATTTACTAGATCTGtcctgatttttaatttttggtgtGGTGGAAAAGCATGCTTACTAAGCAGCTCATGAGCTTCACCGTCATTCATTGTTGTAACTTCATACACACGATCTCGATATATCTCGTGACTAGTAAGCATATGGCTATCTCTTGTAGTTACAATGATCCTACTACCATCACCAAACCACTTGTCTTTTCCTGCTAAAGCACCTAACTGGCGCAAgcaatccacatcatcaaggacGACAAGAACTCTTTTGCGGCCAAGTCTTTgttgtattaattttttacctcCATCGACATTGGACACTTCTAAACGTTTTTCTGGTAATAATATATCGTTCAGTAATATTTCTTGCAAAGCAACTAAATCCTCGtaaccttttgaattttctcgaACATGTGCTAGAAAACTTGAACCTTCAAATAGTCTGaaaatatcattataaatggcTTTAGCCAACGTTGTCTTTCCTATACCTCCCTGTCCCCATAATCCCATCATGAGAACATCATCTGTAGACTCAAGGTTTAACATTCCTCTCAGCTTAACCACTTGGGAATCTATCCCAACCGGATAATCAGCAACATGAAGAGGTGTTCTGGATAGCTGAGTTGAGATGAACTTCACAATTCCTTGTATAAGCTCTGACTCATCCCtaaaaaagagacaaagaagttgTAGCATCGTCATAGCAATTGGAATAAGCAAACAACATGAAATCACCAGCCAACAACAACGGCAAATCAGAGTGTCACACTTTTAGATAATTACATCCAATACAAAATGTATTCCCACTAAGTCAAATTTGAACTCCGACGGCTCCACACCAATCAGAACATGTATCTATCTACTTAAGTGATTCACGTTCTTTAGATAGAGAGATGACGAttcacttatttttcttttgaatgtcATATGTGATTTATTTCTAAGTTTAGTCGGAAAGAGCCATTTAGGACTTTGAACGGTGGTTAAGATTTTGATTCCAAAACTATTAAATTCCCTGAATCACGATGTCATTGCTTGACATGGCCTACACATACTAATTATCCTGTATGAAAGATTGCcaagttttttgtttcttccaaacGAATGGGTAAGTGCAATAATTAACATTTTGTCCATTTGTCAGTCATGTTCTAACATCTTATTTTGATCAAATGAGTCAGTAAATTTTTCATCCAGAACTAGTAGGTAATTATTTGATATGACCAAAGATGGTAAGACACTCAAATTTATATtagtaatttcaaataaaatttattaaattcaaGGCCATAAATTATGCAAATCAATTTGGTAAGTTTGTACGAAATGGGTAATGTGCAAGTTATAAAAAGAAGTTGGTGATTTTATAAAACTACTGATAAGTTACTAGCAaattatgtgaaagaaaagtCACCCATCCTTTTTTCACCGATAGTTTTTGACACTTACTAATATTTATTAGAATTCACCGGCACGAAGAAAAACCTATTTGGGCATCGAACGAAAGAATTCTGCCTTTAGCTTTTGCTAAGCTCTGTTTCATTCAGGTAAGTTCTGGAGCTCTTTCTTTTGGATCCTTATTGCCCTCAAAGTGTAATAAAAAGTTCTTAATATTTTATCTGAGTGCTATTTGAGGTCTTCACGTCtcattttggtcaattgagtATTATAGATtctcaattttagttaattgagtcctaaacttcTCACAAGTGGCattttgagtttgaaaaataacatGTGGCTATCCATCAAACAAACACAttgctttttcaaaaataaaaaaattgacaaaataaagtgacttaccaatttttttttcaattaaattaccaactaatttttatttaacacTTCTTGTTTGAATTAATTGCcaagattatttttcttttaattatcaatGTTTCTTATCTTTTGCCAAATCTTATTTTTCTATCGTAATTAAACTTAGATTCACCAATTCTttatgaaattactaacttaATCTTAAGCGACTTAAGAATATATAGGAATCATAACATGAAGCATCTATACATATACTTACTTGTAAAGATTACTTTTCTTACACAAAGTATGAACTCCACTCTACTTACCCATCATTCAAATGCCACCCAGACAAGTTACCAGCGGCAAAAAGAGCTTTCTTCCATCTCATCACTTTCTCCGAATTCTTCCCAAGCTTGGATTCATGCTTATTTAGAGCTCTTCGATAACTATTTCTTCCCTGTCTCACTTCTCTTGGGTCCACCTTATAAAACACTGGGAGAACAGTAAGGTTCTTTGCTCCCTACACTCCATAATCTTTGCCAGCTCTTCCAAGCACCACCTTGAGGAAGCGTAATCATCAGAGAAAACGATGATTGCGATGCATGATTCTTCGATGGCCTTCATAAGCACTGGTGATATTTCGTCTCCCTTTTCCAGCTCCTCATTATCTCGGAAAGTGTGTATTCCCTTCTGCTTTAAAGCTTGGTAGAGATGGCCGACGAAGCTCTTACGCAAGTCTAcccctctaaagctcaagaagaCGTCGTAAGCCGTTTTGgtgtttgaagaagaagccattgGATGATGGAGTTTAACAGTTGAACcctaagaaagaaaagagagaaagcaaactcCCGTTGGCAAGACGAAGCCACGCAACGGACCActgcgacggcgagagacggccaaAGAGAGCAGAAACTGAGGCGAGGGCCACCACTGTCGCGATGGATCagcgacgaggaggaggaggaggggaaagatcaagaggaagaggagaggaagggggctGTGCAAAGAGGAAGGTGGTCGTGCggcaaggaggaggaagggaaggatcgagaggaagaggagaggaagggttCGTGCGGTGAGCagcgagaaggaggaggaaaagaagggTGGCTAGTAGGGGTGTCAGTTCCGAAccgaaaatcgaaccgaaccgaaccgaaaaattcggttttttcgattcggtttttatcggttaatcgaaccgaatcgaaccgaaccaacaaataaaaatggagaaatctaaatttaatagaaaaaaaaaaaaaccgaaaaccaaaggctaaaaaatcgaaaaatcgaaaaatcaaaccgaaccgaaccgaaatttcgatTCGGTTTGTATTCGATTCGGTTcgattcaaaagatttttctagcggttcggttcggttcgatttttaagaaaaactgaaccgaaccgtACCGTTTACACTCCTAGTGGCTAGGTTTTTGATAAGGAAACTAAAaagtaataaagaaaaaagggggacTCATGGCGTGACTTTTAAGTTTGGAGGGAGGGGAAATGACAGCCTGTCTGTCAGGTGgcgggagagagaaaaaaagtgaaataaatttgCGGTGGAGGGAGATGGACAAGGGAAAGAAGGGGGTGGAACTCAGCggggactttttttttctttaattgaaaaattaaataagtgagattaaaaaataattttaaaaataaaaattttaaattttgaataatgataaattttgatcattttagaaaattatggatttatttaaataaattgattctaattttttattagtcattagtttcatttaataacttttgttaaagttaaaaatatatttcacattaattatgaatatatctttcgaatttctaattaattgatttattaatattattagtgtaaattattGTAGGCTCTTTTATAAAAATacttatttaatatacaacgtatcgcaacgtgtcggaattctctatttttttagaaatgacgtgtcgacaaCGTATCGTATCATGTCATGTCACCTATCCATATCACATGTCGATGCTACTTAGCCAGAAGATAAAGATGTGTGACCTTTTTTGGGTATGGTTAACAAAGAACAATACTATATATCTATTGATAATATTAGAAATTTGGAAAATCATGGTGCTTAAGGAGAAACTAAGATGTCTAATAGGTGTGAACATGTGGATTTATTTTCCCACAACATCGCATATGATGGCATTATTCGGATTGGCttttgacacaaaatttatttcatttgatGTTGGAGTTATTGTTAAACTATTCAGGAACTTGACCGGTCAAAAAGCCATATAGCCGACAAGGGTTTTCAATTGAATAGATCGCTACTGGTCCCCGATCTAGGTTATAGGCTCCCTAATAAATAAAACTTTGCTAGCTTCCTCGAAAAGGCATCCCCAGCTTCCGAGTagctgtttttccttttctaaattATAGTTGAACGGACGATGACTCAAAAGATACTTGGAGAGAACGTTTATCGCGATTGTGATTCCTCAATTGCCTTCATAAATGCCAGATCtatttgctctctttttctgAGTTCCTCGCTATCAACATAAGTGAAGATTTCTTTATGATCAACAGCTTTATAGAGATGATCAGGGAGTTATTTTGGACGTCCTcacctctgaaactcaagaacacataATATTTCCTTTCAGATTTCAATGAAGAAGTCATTAGCTGATGGAGTTCAACAATCAACAATGTGTATTAGCGTAAGATTTGGTAAAGTATTTTCAGGTAGTTCGCTTGCTATTCGGTCTTTGTGTTCatttgttcttatactagaggacAGAGGCATCTGACTTTTTTAGGGCATGGTCAACAAAAAAGAGAGtagaaatttggaaaataatggTGCTTATGACGGACCAGAATGTCTAATAGTTGTGATTCTTGTGAACTCATGGACTATTTTTTCTGAAGACCTGCATATCGCGGGTTATTTAGATTGACTGAGTGACACgggtttgtttgtttgataTTGTATTTATTGGTAAATTGTCGACAAATTTGACTGGTCGACAAGCCAAATGGCCGACTAAAGGTAGAGAATAGTACAAAGCACTATTGGTCCCAGTAGACTCAATTATTGCACAAACTGACAAACAACTTTAAAATGGCGACTTTTTAGGATCACTGATAAAGAAACTTTGCTGATCGACAAATTTGACTGGTCGACAAGCCAAATGGCCGACTAAAGGTAGAGAATAGTACAAAGCACTATTGGTCCTGGTAGACTTAATTATCGCACAAACTAACAAATAACTTTAAAGTGGCGACTTTTTAGGATCACTGATAAAGAAACTTTGTTGCTTCCttctttcacccaaaaaaaaaaaaaaacacatttacTGTCACTCAGCTGAGGTGATACGAGTTTGTTTGTTTGATATTGTATTTATTGGTAAATTGTCGACAAATTTGACTGGTCAACAAGCCAAATGGCCGACGAAAGGTAGAGAATAGTACAAAGCACTATTGGTCCCAGTAGACTCAGTTATTGCACAAACTGACAAATAACTTTAAAGTGGCGATATCACTTATTTGATCGCCGCGGTGATTTGAGCTCTTTCCTTCGTCCTCCTTACGAAGGAAAGGGATTCGAATTCCCTCATAGTCGTAGAGTGGTAAGTCATTTCGCTTACATGTTCTCACAGGTGTACTCGTCAATTGTCAATTGTATGAAGTTatcaccgaaaaaaaaaaaactttaaagtGGCGACTTTTCAGGATTACTGATAAAGAAACTTTGCTGGCTTCCttctttaaccaaaaaaaaaaaaaaactttgctgGCTTCCTCGAAATCACGTTCACATCCTCTGAGTAGTTTCTTATTCTCTGCTAAGTAGTAATTAAACACATGACCCCTCAAAAGACAAATCattatacaaataattaaatatataagcTAAGAATAATATTAGAtctattaataaaattagaaCTTTGTAAATGGTGCTTAAGTGTGGACCACTATATCGATTAGGTGTGAACCCATCAACTTATTTGCCATGAAGATCAGATACCACGGCACTATTCGAATTATCTTATTTGAcacaattttctttatttttatattaaatttattgttAAATTGTTAATGCGCTTGACCGATcaatgaaagtatttttattttaatatatcagATTTGAGCGAATGGCTTTCATCTATTTAATCtttgttttacttttgaaaaatgaagtaTTTCATGTAATCGAAATGGCAATCCAAACCTCTTCAAactatcaataataatttaagaCATGACTACTCAAAAGATATATAAGTTATACATACAACTAAGTATATAATTGGTCTAGCcctatttcattatttttataatttagggGCACGAGAACAAAAGCCTAGCTACCCCGAAAGCTTATAAAACACCAGGCAAGTCTCATGAACAAACTAAAGTCTAGACCTTTAACTTAGTATTCCTAACTTAGAGTAGTTTGCACacaatatctcaatttttttatgactatATATTTGAGAATAATTGTAATAAATATTGACAATATGAATGTTGGATCTTGTCACCTAGCAAAATGTGACCATAGGCTTTTCTTACATGAGCGGTAGACATTGATATTTGCTGCATACTATCTAGATTACGGTACAATGCATATTATGCAATGCGATTCTAGTGTTAATTAAAGAACCCAACCTTtcttgtcacaccccgatcctcggggATGCGCCCATCCTTCTATTAGGTCGATTTTAACGTGCGATATCTCAGGACTAAGTATtaccgaccctttctttttattacgcatgcagaagcaattataaatccctagacaataaaacaatgggatagaaaagtatgtcatatttttcatattgaaatttataaccacacttttattaacAGCACATTTTGTAGTGTTTGTGCGCCTAATCTTACCATAAACTAGCATTTGATATTCGGCATTTTGTTGACATATTCTATATGATAACTTGTGCAGGCATGTGAACAGTTGTAAAGCCATTTGACTCGAGATAGCAATTAATATGAAAGTGTATGTTACTCTTTGTgttgaactcagaaaatttttGTTGCCATGCTATTCTGGTTTCTATTTCAATTTGTCTACCATCTTTTGACATGCCGAGTTATATTGTTCCTTTTAAATTACGGTCGGATGCATACAAACAGGATAGTATCATGTCAAACtgcatatccaacaactcatGGCACAACGAATTTCTCTGTAAATGGCGATATGGAATtttgtgaattccatgtcattGTTCATATTCC
Protein-coding regions in this window:
- the LOC120286167 gene encoding disease resistance protein RUN1-like isoform X1; the protein is MRWKKALFAAGNLSGWHLNDGDESELIQGIVKFISTQLSRTPLHVADYPVGIDSQVVKLRGMLNLESTDDVLMMGLWGQGGIGKTTLAKAIYNDIFRLFEGSSFLAHVRENSKGYEDLVALQEILLNDILLPEKRLEVSNVDGGKKLIQQRLGRKRVLVVLDDVDCLRQLGALAGKDKWFGDGSRIIVTTRDSHMLTSHEIYRDRVYEVTTMNDGEAHELLSKHAFPPHQKLKIRTDLVNGVLNHAKGLPLALEVLGSFLHNRGEAEWDSTLRRLSKFPNKTINDVLKISYIGLEEDHKEIFLHIACFFKGWEIGHIYKVLNSCDFKATIGVKVLYERSLIKIESRTLQMHDLIQSMGMDIAKQKCDDLRRQSRLWLYEDVVDILSSNMGDCDVKAIVLNPPEPVKISVNGDAFTKLRRLTLLILRNVSFQGPICLPNEIRWLEWPDAPQFPEFASGPKKLVSLDLRNGTVTIVPKSLDVSIYVHRPFYYPLHLHVYAYYVYSYTEGVVFLCFRKPLLCFLSY
- the LOC120286167 gene encoding disease resistance protein RUN1-like isoform X2, whose product is MRWKKALFAAGNLSGWHLNDGDESELIQGIVKFISTQLSRTPLHVADYPVGIDSQVVKLRGMLNLESTDDVLMMGLWGQGGIGKTTLAKAIYNDIFRLFEGSSFLAHVRENSKGYEDLVALQEILLNDILLPEKRLEVSNVDGGKKLIQQRLGRKRVLVVLDDVDCLRQLGALAGKDKWFGDGSRIIVTTRDSHMLTSHEIYRDRVYEVTTMNDGEAHELLSKHAFPPHQKLKIRTDLVNGVLNHAKGLPLALEVLGSFLHNRGEAEWDSTLRRLSKFPNKTINDVLKISYIGLEEDHKEIFLHIACFFKGWEIGHIYKVLNSCDFKATIGVKVLYERSLIKIESRTLQMHDLIQSMGMDIAKQKCDDLRRQSRLWLYEDVVDILSSNMGDCDVKAIVLNPPEPVKISVNGDAFTKLRRLTLLILRNVSFQGPICLPNEIRWLEWPDAPQFPEFASGPKKLVSLDLRNGTVTIVPKSLDEFRQLKYINFSSCNSLVHMPDISCAPNLEKLNLLGAEIW